The Cloeon dipterum chromosome X, ieCloDipt1.1, whole genome shotgun sequence genome includes a window with the following:
- the LOC135946195 gene encoding sodium channel protein Nach-like isoform X1, with protein MLHNWYTYPNQWSALDQLVPRGMYTFMRVTTETTSSSDPVKKLPLAKSGCIYEEEEKTSSGHSDDSSAPVSKYSRDNCIVNCRRENMIFLCNCQPYYYPTTDDVRFCDLSDLPCIFKYKAHLSRVRPLKRELQEDGEQVWNGQEGMDCDCFPQCNEVNYRVESTAGNLKLSYFNKYEPENYSVFYVFYGKMTGTRYKRDLLLSADTMLSNAGGLFGLFMGFSLLSVVEFVYFFTVRLYFESRDKRKRKESLKRWSAKVGPKSWKINRRARLPFRDDFGRLHKHRERRTHFVY; from the exons ATGTTGCACAATTGGTACACATATCCAAATCAGTGGTCCGCGTTAGACCAGCTCGTTCCGCGGGGCATGTACACATTCATGAGGGTGACCACTGAAACCACCTCGTCGAGCGATCCAGTGAAAAAGCTTCCTTTAGCTAAGAGTGGTTGCATTTACGAAGAAGAGGAGAAAACGTCTTCAGGCCACTCGGATGAC TCGAGTGCTCCCGTGTCAAAATACAGCCGAGACAACTGCATCGTGAACTGTAGGAGGGAAAATATGATCTTTTTGTGCAACTGCCAACCCTACTATTATCCAACGACAg ATGACGTCAGATTTTGCGACTTAAGTGATTTACCTTGCATTTTTAAGTACaaag CTCATTTGAGTCGTGTGCGGCCGTTGAAAAGGGAGCTGCAGGAAGACGGAGAGCAAGTTTGGAATGGACAGGAGGGAATGGATTGCGACTGCTTTCCGCAATGCAATGAAGTTAACTACAGAGTCGAGTCAACGGCTGGAAATCTGAAGCTTTCTTATTT caACAAATATGAACCAGAAAATTACTCTGTTTTCTACGTGTTTTACGGGAAAATGACTGGCACAAGGTACAAAAGAGACCTCCTCCTTTCTGCTGACACTATGCTAA GCAACGCTGGTGGTCTGTTTGGACTGTTCATGGGGTTCAGTTTGCTGAGCGTGGTggaatttgtgtattttttcacGGTGAGGCTCTACTTTGAGTCAAGAGATAAGAGGAAAAGAAAGGAGTCGTTGAAAAGGTGGAGCGCCAAAGTGGGCCCCAAGAGTTGGAAAATCAATCGGAGAGCTCGGTTGCCTTTCCGGGATGATTTTGGGAGGCTGCACAAGCATCGAGAGCGCCGAACACACTTTGTTTACTGA
- the LOC135946195 gene encoding sodium channel protein Nach-like isoform X2, with protein MLHNWYTYPNQWSALDQLVPRGMYTFMRVTTETTSSSDPVKKLPLAKSGCIYEEEEKTSSGHSDDSSAPVSKYSRDNCIVNCRRENMIFLCNCQPYYYPTTDDVRFCDLSDLPCIFKYKAHLSRVRPLKRELQEDGEQVWNGQEGMDCDCFPQCNEVNYRVESTAGNLKLSYFNKYEPENYSVFYVFYGKMTGTRQRWWSVWTVHGVQFAERGGICVFFHGEALL; from the exons ATGTTGCACAATTGGTACACATATCCAAATCAGTGGTCCGCGTTAGACCAGCTCGTTCCGCGGGGCATGTACACATTCATGAGGGTGACCACTGAAACCACCTCGTCGAGCGATCCAGTGAAAAAGCTTCCTTTAGCTAAGAGTGGTTGCATTTACGAAGAAGAGGAGAAAACGTCTTCAGGCCACTCGGATGAC TCGAGTGCTCCCGTGTCAAAATACAGCCGAGACAACTGCATCGTGAACTGTAGGAGGGAAAATATGATCTTTTTGTGCAACTGCCAACCCTACTATTATCCAACGACAg ATGACGTCAGATTTTGCGACTTAAGTGATTTACCTTGCATTTTTAAGTACaaag CTCATTTGAGTCGTGTGCGGCCGTTGAAAAGGGAGCTGCAGGAAGACGGAGAGCAAGTTTGGAATGGACAGGAGGGAATGGATTGCGACTGCTTTCCGCAATGCAATGAAGTTAACTACAGAGTCGAGTCAACGGCTGGAAATCTGAAGCTTTCTTATTT caACAAATATGAACCAGAAAATTACTCTGTTTTCTACGTGTTTTACGGGAAAATGACTGGCACAAG GCAACGCTGGTGGTCTGTTTGGACTGTTCATGGGGTTCAGTTTGCTGAGCGTGGTggaatttgtgtattttttcacGGTGAGGCTCTACTTTGA
- the LOC135945302 gene encoding sodium channel protein Nach-like, with translation MSAENMSGRKKNSAKVVRSAGLVLWRQFCKYCSCTALHGYQYITEPGRPLIERIIWLLCHCCAITVASVMIYATWTRYSQSPTATAVETTNFPVWKVPFPAVTICDPNQVTVSNAVKVAQRMSEGNKALEAEILSAFPNLRDLLKHNFVPFSNVSVLHNAMRKYGLSLPEFMRDVSPSCSDIMVNCQWKGVEQPCNQLFSRSYSDNGMCCSFNYAPPCLGKNCTANRAQPTPVIPTYTTAVGNKFGLRITLKYNLHERLVPSISTDAMRV, from the exons ATGAGTGCTGAAAATATGTCTGGGAGGAAGAAAAATTCTGCGAAAGTCGTGCGTTCAGCAGGGTTGGTGCTGTGGCGCCAATTCTGCAAATACTGCAGCTGCACTGCCCTGCATGGGTATCAGTACATCACAGAGCCAGGCAGGCCGTTGATTGAAAG GATTATTTGGCTCCTGTGCCACTGCTGTGCAATCACCGTGGCCAGCGTAATGATTTACGCCACGTGGACGCGCTATTCGCAGTCTCCAACCGCGACTGCAGTGGAGACAACCAATTTTCCTGTGTGGAAGGTGCCCTTTCCGGCCGTGACCATTTGCGACCCCAACCAGGTTACGGTATCCAACGCTGTGAAAGTTGCTCAGAGaat GAGCGAAGGCAACAAAGCCTTAGAAGCTGAGATCCTGAGTGCGTTTCCCAATTTGCGTGATCTActtaaacacaattttgtcCCGTTTTCTAACGTTAGTGTATTGCACAACGCCATGAGAAAGTATGGATTGTCACTGCCGGAATTCATGAGAGat GTTTCTCCGAGTTGTTCTGATATCATGGTGAACTGCCAGTGGAAAGGAGTGGAGCAGCCGTGCAACCAACTGTTCAGCCGCAGCTACAGCGACAACGGCATGTGCTGCTCGTTCAATTACGCGCCTCCGTGCCTGGGAAA aAACTGCACAGCGAACAGGGCACAACCGACGCCCGTAATTCCAACCTACACCACCGCGGTGGGAAACAAATTCGGCCTCAGAATCACGCTCAAGTACAATCTGCACGAAAGATTAGTACCATCAATTTCAACTGACGCTATGAgggtttga